Proteins encoded by one window of Rutidosis leptorrhynchoides isolate AG116_Rl617_1_P2 chromosome 7, CSIRO_AGI_Rlap_v1, whole genome shotgun sequence:
- the LOC139858687 gene encoding uncharacterized protein has product MIIKWLDIMRLELPDSLFMSQSVKDFTFIGPTSIFNQPKINSFLDLPALTTLHLENVTISNKNCAEYGGIFSKCPNLKNLTLFKCDIDEVNSFIRHSEFSKLTPETGLYSYANVVVPHVKNLTVVDCRGRLLLYAPELSSLMYETYYYETFYANGLSCLEKVDFYMCPFEEDSYAVVEILQGFHNVKFLTLGLEIFEVASFVDEVTNLPSPFGQLTSLEIYPRRLDRKKNVKKVKIPKQVRNFLLGASPNATVSIYSRKEVEALKHATSAQQMLAKLQV; this is encoded by the exons ATGATTATCAAGTGGTTGGACATAATGCGTCTTGAATTACCTGATTCTCTTTTTATGTCCCAGTCCGTTAAAGATTTTACTTTTATTGGACCGACTAGCATTTTTAATCAACCTAAAATCAACTCTTTTTTGGACCTACCAGCGTTAACAACCTTGCATCTTGAAAATGTCACTATTAGCAACAAGAATTGTGCCGAGTATGGTGGTATTTTCTCCAAGTGTCCAAACCTGAAGAATCTTACCTTATTTAAGTGCGACATAGACGAAGTTAATAGTTTCATTCGCCATTCTGAATTTTCTAAACTCACACCTGAGACGGGATTGTATTCTTATGCAAATGTAGTTGTACCTCACGTGAAGAATCTCACCGTTGTAGACTGCCGAGGCCGTCTTTTGCTTTATGCGCCTGAGTTATCTTCTTTGATGTATGAGACTTATTATTATGAGACCTTCTATGCAAATGGGTTGTCTTGTCTCGAGAAAGTGGATTTTTATATGTGTCCATTTGAGGAAGATAGTTATGCAGTTGTTGAGATTCTTCAAGGGTTTCACAATGTCAAGTTTCTCACGCTTGGATTGGAAATATTTGAG GTTGCATCATTTGTGGACGAAGTCACAAATCTGCCTTCTCCATTTGGTCAGTTAACGAGTCTCGAGATTTATCCACGAAGGTTGGACCGAAAAAAGAATGTAAAGAAAGTAAAGATCCCAAAACAAGTCAGAAACTTTCTTTTAGGTGCTTCTCCAAATGCTACTGTCTCTATATACTCACGCAAG GAGGTGGAAGCGTTGAAGCATGCCACATCAGCACAACAAATGTTGGCTAAGTTGCAGGTGTAA
- the LOC139859055 gene encoding uncharacterized protein has product MSRSVKDFTFIGPTSIFNQPKINSFLDLPALTTLHLENVTISNKNCAEYGGIFSKCPNLKNLTLFKCDIDEVNSFIRHSEFSKLTPETGLYSYANVVVPHVKNLTVVDCRGRLLLYAPELSSLMYETYYYETFYANGLSCLEKVDFYMCQFEEDSYAVVEILQGFHNAKFLTLGLEIFEVASFVDEVTNLPSPFGQLTSLEIYPRRLDRKKNVKKVKIPKQVRNFLLGASPNATVSVYSRKEVEALKHATSAQQMLAKLQV; this is encoded by the exons ATGTCCCGGTCCGTTAAAGATTTTACTTTTATTGGACCGACTAGCATTTTTAATCAACCTAAAATCAACTCTTTTTTGGACCTACCAGCGTTAACAACCTTGCATCTTGAAAATGTCACTATTAGCAACAAGAATTGTGCCGAGTATGGTGGTATTTTCTCCAAGTGTCCAAACCTGAAGAATCTTACCTTATTTAAGTGCGACATAGACGAAGTTAATAGTTTCATTCGCCATTCTGAATTTTCTAAACTCACACCTGAGACGGGATTGTATTCTTATGCAAATGTAGTTGTACCTCACGTGAAGAATCTCACCGTTGTAGACTGCCGAGGCCGTCTTTTGCTTTATGCGCCTGAGTTATCTTCTTTGATGTATGAGACTTATTATTATGAGACCTTCTATGCAAATGGGTTGTCTTGTCTCGAGAAAGTGGATTTTTATATGTGTCAATTTGAGGAAGATAGTTATGCAGTTGTTGAGATTCTTCAAGGGTTTCACAATGCCAAGTTTCTCACGCTTGGATTGGAAATATTTGAG GTTGCATCATTTGTGGACGAAGTCACAAATCTACCTTCTCCATTTGGTCAGTTAACGAGTCTCGAGATTTATCCACGAAGGTTGGACCGAAAAAAGAATGTAAAGAAAGTAAAGATCCCAAAACAAGTCAGAAACTTTCTTTTAGGTGCTTCTCCAAATGCTACTGTCTCTGTATACTCACGCAAG GAGGTGGAAGCGTTGAAGCATGCCACATCAGCACAACAAATGTTGGCTAAGTTGCAGGTGTAA